GAAGAAGTAAATCGTATTTTAACGGATCATGTTTCAAGTTTGCTTCTTTGTCCAACAAATACAGCTATCCAAAACTTAACAAACGAAAACATTATGAATGGCGTTTATAATATTGGTGATGTTATGTATGATGCAGTCTTATACAATAAAACACTTGCTAAATCTACCTCTACTATTTTGGAACGGGAAGAATTGCAATCAAAAGACTACTTATTAATAACGATTCACCGTGCAGAAAATACGGATGATGTCGATCGTATGAGATCAATTCTTGATGCATTTAGTCAAATACCAGACAATAAAGTGTGGCCAATTCATCCGCGTACGAAGAAAATATTAGAGGACTATGGGTTCCAGTTGGATCAAATTCCTAATTTAAAAGTAATCGAACCAGTTGGCTATTTAGATATGTTGTCATTAGAAATGAATGCAAAGAAAATTGTCACGGATTCTGGCGGAGTTCAAAAAGAAGCTTATTTTGCTGAAGTGCCTTGTATAACGGTTCGCGATCAAACAGAATGGGTGGAAACGCTAATAGAGGATGCAAATATCCTAACTGGAACGGATACGACTAAAATAGTGGAAGCAGTACAAAAGCAAGTCTCTCCGTCTTATACGCCTGTATTTGGGGACGGAAAAACTGCAGAAAAAGTATTAGCTTTACTGAAGGAATATTCAGCTTAATTAAGCTGCTGCCCCAGGCAGATGCAACAGATTTTTATCGAGCTAGCTTGATAAAAATCTTGGCGTAATTGATGAAAATAAAGTAGGTGTGAGCATTGTTAATTTTTAGCATATGGCTCTTTACTGTGGTGGCTTCCACATACCTTTTCCATAAGGTTTCTGGAAGCCTTTCCCTTGTAAAGCCAAATATGATTTCTATAATATATTATTATTCTTTCCTTATCTCCAGTTATATTGGCGGATTATTAATTGCCTTAGGAATAGATGATTATTATATGATCAAAAGAATGGATCATGAAGAATATCGGATTATTGGATTTATTTTATTGACAATATTAATGATTTTGTTTCCACTTACGCAATTAGTTGTAGGAAGACTTTTTGGTTTTAATGCACAATTAGAATATGATCGATACCTACATGAACCTGTTCGTACAAGTGTAGATAAGAATAAAACCGTTTTTCGGCTAGCATTTCTTGCTCTTTCAGGCATTTCAGTTTTGGCTATTGCCTACACTTTTCTGAAGACCTCCAACCTTCCAATTTTAGAACTGTTAAAAGGGAATACATCAGAACTAGCGAAAATGCGGATAGATGCATCGAGAGGAATTAGCGGAATTGCTGTATATATACGGAATATATTTGGAATTGCTTTAACACCAATATTATCGATTATTGCGTATGTTTATGCTGCCAAAACGAAAGAGTTGTTTTGGAAGGCTCTTTTCTTTGTATTATTTATATCATCTGTTTTAATTTCTACATATGATTTAGCTAAATCTCCAATCTTCTTTTATCTCATCATGTTAATACTAGCGATGGTCTATTCTAATAACTTAACGCTTAATTGGAAGAAAATAAGTGGCTATTTGATAGCTGGGATTGTCCTTTTAGTCATCATGTATATTGCTATTCAAGGTGTTACTCAAGTGGAAAGCTTTTTAGCTTATAATACAGGTCCAATAGGAAGAATAATATTAGCGCAAATTGCACCTTTTTTCTTGCATTTGGATACTTTTTCTCACTCCCTTCCTTTACTAGAGGCAAGAGGTTTACCTTCCTTTATCATTGGCTTTTTTGACTTGGAACAAGTTCGTTCTGCTCGAATGGTAATGGAAAATGTTTTCCCAGAGAATGTGGATAAAGGTACTGGTGGTGTATTAAATACAATTTTCTTAGGTGAAGCTTTTGCTTCCTTTGGATATATGGGTGTAATGGCGGCAATTGTTTACATTGCCACTATCATTCAGCTCCTTTATATAGTTTTGATCCGTTTACGAAAAACACCAGTTGTTATTGCACTATTTGTGTATTTCACGATTAATATTCCAAGGACGCTTGTCGGGGGAGTTTCAGATTTCTACTTTAACCCAATTTGGGTGATAATGACCGTTGTTTTAGCAGGATTATTTATTCTAGAACAATACTTTATGGTAATTTGGAATTTTCTTATAAGCAAAGTGAAGAAGAAAAGAGTGAAAGTATGAAGAATATAATTATTTATTATCCTTTTACAATAGCTTCCAATCCTAAAAGTGGCTCTGCCATACGTCCAGTCGAAATGTTAAAGGCATTTGAAGTGTATGCGGACAAACATGAACTAGAGATTATCGTCATTTCTGGTACTACTAAGGAGAGACGACTGCTATGGAATAAGGTTGTAGCAGAGAAAAAATACGAGCATACGTTGTTTTGTTATTCCGAAAATCAGACAATTCCCTTATGGTTAACAGATCCAGGACATATACCAAAAGACTGGAAAATAGATAAGGATGTTTTTAAAACTCTAAAGAAGCATCATGTGCCAATAGGTATTTTTTACCGAGATGTATATTGGAAGTTTGATGAATTGTATTCGTTAAGAGGACTAAAAAAGTTCGTTATGCAAACTATTTATAAAATGGAAGAAAATTTATATGGAAAATATATGCATACTATATTTTTACCAAGTGATGCGATGGGGAAATATGTAAATATAAACACTGCTAAAATGGCACTTCCTCCTGGCGGTCGATTTACGGAAATCCATACGGATAGTAAAGTTATTCAGCAACCTTTCAAAGGAATTTATGTTGGTGGCATTAATAATGATGATTACGGACTTCCTACATTAGTAGAATCATATGACTTGTTAAATAAAGACAATGTTTTAGGCGAATTAATCATCGTTTGTCGTGAAGAAGAGTTTACTCAGTTAAGCAGTTCGGAAAAGGAAAAACTAAGTAAATCGTATATTACATTAAAGCATGTGAGTGGTGCAGAACTGCAACAAGTGTATGAGGAAGTAGATTTTGCTTTTATTCCAAGAAAAAGATCGATATATAATGATTTTGCTGTGCCGATTAAGTTAGTGGAATACTTAACAGCTGGACTTCCGATTATCGCAACAGACTGTTCTGCACAAGAAGATTTCATCCAGTCAGGTCCATATGGGATTATAACTGGTGATGATGCAGCAAGTCTTGTCCAAGGAATGCACTCGATTGAGCCACATTTTACAGAATTTAAGCGTAATATTCAACAATCATTCTTACAAAAGCATGCATGGAATGAACGTGCCGAACAAGCGGCGCATGCGCTATTAGGAGGCAAACAATGAAAATTGCATTATTAGCTCCAAGTAAATCGATTCATACGCATAAATGGGCATTGTTTTATCAATCTCAAGGAATCGATATTAAAGTGTATACATTTAAAGATCATTATTCCGTGGACAATGCAAAGCAAATACCGACAGAAATTTTACCAAAAGTATTGCCAGGAAAAGCTTCCTATTTAGCAGCTGCACCAGCCTTGAAAAAGATGCTCAAAGAATGGAATCCAGATGTATTACATTCACACTTTGTATCAAGCTAT
The nucleotide sequence above comes from Psychrobacillus glaciei. Encoded proteins:
- the wecB gene encoding non-hydrolyzing UDP-N-acetylglucosamine 2-epimerase, coding for MKVLTILGARPQFIKAAAVSRVIREEEVTELIVHTGQHYDANMSDIFFDELNIPKPDYHLGIGSGNHGKQTGEMLAKIEEIILKETPDFVLVYGDTNSTLAGALAAAKLHIPIVHIEAGLRSFNMKMPEEVNRILTDHVSSLLLCPTNTAIQNLTNENIMNGVYNIGDVMYDAVLYNKTLAKSTSTILEREELQSKDYLLITIHRAENTDDVDRMRSILDAFSQIPDNKVWPIHPRTKKILEDYGFQLDQIPNLKVIEPVGYLDMLSLEMNAKKIVTDSGGVQKEAYFAEVPCITVRDQTEWVETLIEDANILTGTDTTKIVEAVQKQVSPSYTPVFGDGKTAEKVLALLKEYSA
- a CDS encoding O-antigen polymerase, whose protein sequence is MISIIYYYSFLISSYIGGLLIALGIDDYYMIKRMDHEEYRIIGFILLTILMILFPLTQLVVGRLFGFNAQLEYDRYLHEPVRTSVDKNKTVFRLAFLALSGISVLAIAYTFLKTSNLPILELLKGNTSELAKMRIDASRGISGIAVYIRNIFGIALTPILSIIAYVYAAKTKELFWKALFFVLFISSVLISTYDLAKSPIFFYLIMLILAMVYSNNLTLNWKKISGYLIAGIVLLVIMYIAIQGVTQVESFLAYNTGPIGRIILAQIAPFFLHLDTFSHSLPLLEARGLPSFIIGFFDLEQVRSARMVMENVFPENVDKGTGGVLNTIFLGEAFASFGYMGVMAAIVYIATIIQLLYIVLIRLRKTPVVIALFVYFTINIPRTLVGGVSDFYFNPIWVIMTVVLAGLFILEQYFMVIWNFLISKVKKKRVKV
- a CDS encoding glycosyltransferase, whose product is MKNIIIYYPFTIASNPKSGSAIRPVEMLKAFEVYADKHELEIIVISGTTKERRLLWNKVVAEKKYEHTLFCYSENQTIPLWLTDPGHIPKDWKIDKDVFKTLKKHHVPIGIFYRDVYWKFDELYSLRGLKKFVMQTIYKMEENLYGKYMHTIFLPSDAMGKYVNINTAKMALPPGGRFTEIHTDSKVIQQPFKGIYVGGINNDDYGLPTLVESYDLLNKDNVLGELIIVCREEEFTQLSSSEKEKLSKSYITLKHVSGAELQQVYEEVDFAFIPRKRSIYNDFAVPIKLVEYLTAGLPIIATDCSAQEDFIQSGPYGIITGDDAASLVQGMHSIEPHFTEFKRNIQQSFLQKHAWNERAEQAAHALLGGKQ